A stretch of Flavobacterium sp. N1994 DNA encodes these proteins:
- a CDS encoding pyridoxal phosphate-dependent aminotransferase — protein sequence MSILSDRINNLSTSQTLAMAALARELKAQGKDIISLSLGEPDFNTPDFIKEAAKKAIDENYSTYTPVDGYVELKEAVCRKFKRDNNLDYKPANIVVSTGAKQSLYNIAQVMLNDGDEVILPAPYWVSYFEIIKLSGGVPVEVPTSVETDFKMTAEQLEKAITPKTKMMWFSSPCNPSGSVYNREELTAIGKVLEKYPNIYIVSDEIYEHINFSGTFCSIGSIPGLFERTITVNGVAKAFAMTGWRIGYIGAPEFIAKACTKMQGQVTSGANSIAQRATITAVDADPKVLNEMVTAFKNRRDLVVALAKEIPGFKINVPEGAFYLFPDVASYFGKTLRGKLINNADDFSMYLLSEANVATVTGDAFGNPNCIRLSYATSEALLTEAFKRIKEALA from the coding sequence ATGAGCATCTTATCAGACAGAATTAATAACTTATCTACCTCACAAACACTGGCTATGGCTGCCTTAGCTAGAGAATTAAAAGCCCAAGGAAAAGACATCATCAGTTTAAGTTTAGGGGAACCCGATTTCAATACGCCTGACTTCATCAAAGAAGCCGCTAAAAAAGCTATCGATGAAAACTATAGCACATACACTCCTGTAGACGGTTATGTAGAATTGAAAGAGGCCGTTTGTAGAAAATTCAAACGCGATAATAATTTAGACTATAAACCTGCTAACATAGTAGTATCTACAGGTGCTAAACAATCTTTATACAATATTGCTCAAGTAATGTTGAATGATGGTGATGAAGTCATTTTACCTGCACCGTATTGGGTTTCTTATTTTGAAATCATCAAATTATCAGGCGGAGTTCCAGTTGAAGTTCCGACTTCTGTTGAAACCGATTTTAAAATGACAGCCGAACAATTGGAAAAAGCGATTACGCCAAAAACCAAAATGATGTGGTTCAGTTCACCATGCAATCCAAGCGGTTCGGTATATAATCGTGAGGAGTTGACAGCTATTGGGAAAGTATTAGAAAAATATCCTAACATTTATATCGTTTCTGACGAAATCTACGAACATATTAACTTCTCTGGAACCTTCTGCAGTATTGGTTCAATTCCAGGATTGTTTGAAAGAACGATTACTGTGAATGGTGTTGCTAAAGCATTTGCCATGACGGGTTGGAGAATTGGGTATATCGGCGCCCCTGAATTTATTGCTAAAGCTTGTACTAAAATGCAAGGTCAAGTAACCTCGGGTGCGAATTCTATTGCACAAAGAGCTACGATTACCGCTGTGGATGCTGATCCAAAAGTCTTGAATGAAATGGTAACTGCTTTTAAAAACCGTAGAGATTTAGTGGTGGCTTTAGCCAAAGAAATTCCAGGTTTTAAAATCAATGTTCCTGAAGGTGCGTTCTATCTTTTCCCTGATGTTGCTTCTTATTTCGGAAAAACATTGCGCGGAAAATTGATTAACAATGCCGATGATTTCTCGATGTATTTATTATCTGAAGCTAATGTGGCAACGGTTACTGGAGACGCTTTTGGAAATCCAAATTGCATCCGTCTTTCCTATGCTACTAGCGAAGCATTATTAACCGAAGCTTTCAAAAGAATCAAAGAAGCTTTAGCCTAA
- a CDS encoding DUF6370 family protein translates to MKKIVSILVLFFCISLTAQEKPKTQIVEAACGQCQFGMKSKGGCDLAVRIDGKSYFVDGTDINKHGDAHATDGFCSAIRKAEVVGEVKNDRFVVSSFKLLPAKE, encoded by the coding sequence ATGAAAAAAATAGTTTCAATTCTTGTTCTTTTCTTTTGCATTAGTCTTACTGCACAAGAAAAACCTAAAACACAAATTGTAGAAGCCGCTTGTGGTCAATGCCAATTTGGGATGAAAAGCAAAGGCGGTTGTGATTTAGCGGTTCGAATTGATGGAAAATCGTATTTCGTAGACGGAACCGACATCAACAAACACGGAGATGCACACGCTACTGATGGATTTTGTTCTGCTATAAGAAAAGCGGAAGTCGTTGGTGAAGTAAAAAATGATCGTTTCGTGGTCAGTTCCTTTAAATTGCTTCCTGCAAAAGAGTAA
- a CDS encoding Crp/Fnr family transcriptional regulator: MAQILDNISKILTLTPEEQAFFLSKIETKHYKAKTIILNAGEVCKHSYFVNSGLLRSFTINDNIIEHVLSFACEGWWIGDMYSLLSQKPGNLFIEVLEDAEVVLLSKENQEILYLEIPKLERFFRILTENSLVANQERLMDNLSLTAEERFEKFCSKYPSLIQKVPQKQIASYIGVTPEFFSKMKARMLKK, from the coding sequence ATGGCTCAAATCTTGGATAACATTTCAAAAATTCTAACGCTTACTCCAGAAGAGCAAGCGTTTTTTTTGTCTAAAATCGAAACTAAACACTATAAAGCTAAAACTATCATTCTTAACGCTGGAGAAGTTTGCAAACATTCCTATTTTGTGAATTCAGGATTGCTAAGAAGCTTTACCATCAATGACAATATTATCGAGCATGTATTGAGTTTCGCCTGTGAGGGTTGGTGGATTGGAGATATGTATAGCTTGCTTTCGCAAAAACCAGGCAATCTTTTTATTGAAGTGTTAGAAGATGCAGAAGTAGTATTGTTATCCAAAGAAAATCAGGAAATACTATATCTCGAAATCCCAAAACTGGAAAGGTTCTTCAGAATTCTTACCGAAAACTCTTTGGTAGCAAATCAAGAGCGCCTGATGGATAACTTGAGTTTAACAGCAGAAGAAAGGTTTGAGAAATTTTGTTCCAAATACCCCTCCTTAATTCAAAAAGTTCCTCAAAAACAAATTGCGTCTTATATTGGAGTTACTCCTGAGTTCTTTAGCAAGATGAAAGCAAGGATGTTGAAAAAATGA
- a CDS encoding pirin family protein, whose translation MKNTVLHKANTRGHADHGWLNAHHTFSFASYYDPNRVQFGVLRVLNDDIVAPGMGFGTHPHDNMEIITIPLEGDLAHKDSMGNTEVIKFGDVQVMSAGTGIQHSEFNPNQDKRTNLLQIWVFPKFRNVEPRYQQITLDTTDRHNKFQQVLSPNAEDGGVWIHQDAWFHMANLDKGISVEYNRNKEGNGLYVFVIKGSVTVDGQVLEHRDGIGITDFDKVSFEATSDAEVLLMEVPMIQ comes from the coding sequence ATGAAAAATACAGTTTTACACAAAGCCAATACTAGAGGACATGCCGACCATGGTTGGTTAAATGCTCATCATACTTTTAGTTTCGCAAGCTACTATGACCCTAACCGAGTGCAGTTTGGTGTTCTTAGAGTCTTAAATGATGATATTGTTGCGCCTGGAATGGGATTTGGTACACATCCTCACGATAATATGGAAATCATTACGATTCCATTAGAAGGTGATTTGGCGCACAAAGACAGCATGGGGAATACAGAGGTGATTAAATTTGGCGACGTTCAAGTAATGAGTGCCGGAACTGGAATTCAACACTCTGAATTCAATCCAAATCAAGATAAAAGAACCAATTTGTTGCAGATTTGGGTGTTCCCAAAATTCAGAAACGTTGAACCTCGTTACCAACAAATCACCCTAGACACTACTGATAGACATAATAAATTTCAACAAGTGTTATCACCTAATGCAGAGGATGGAGGTGTTTGGATTCATCAAGATGCTTGGTTTCATATGGCGAATTTAGATAAAGGGATAAGTGTTGAATACAATCGTAACAAAGAAGGTAACGGCTTGTATGTGTTTGTAATCAAAGGAAGCGTTACAGTAGATGGTCAAGTATTAGAACACCGCGATGGTATAGGAATCACCGATTTTGATAAAGTATCTTTTGAAGCAACATCAGATGCTGAAGTATTGTTAATGGAAGTTCCAATGATTCAATAA
- a CDS encoding GNAT family N-acetyltransferase, with amino-acid sequence MSEVQLKINDKNGVFYIDVDGKHEAMMTFVFAGEDKIIIDHTEVNPGNEGKGFGKKMVTKAVEWAREKGIKIIPLCPFAKSVF; translated from the coding sequence ATGAGTGAAGTTCAATTAAAAATCAATGATAAAAATGGTGTGTTTTACATTGATGTAGACGGAAAACACGAAGCCATGATGACTTTTGTATTTGCAGGTGAAGATAAAATCATCATCGACCATACTGAAGTAAATCCTGGCAACGAAGGGAAAGGGTTTGGCAAAAAAATGGTTACTAAAGCTGTTGAATGGGCTCGTGAAAAAGGCATCAAAATTATTCCGCTTTGTCCGTTTGCTAAAAGTGTTTTTTGA
- a CDS encoding OsmC family protein: MANLLENNVEGKIGTQKYLCTISWRNGTLLMDEPESVGGENIGPDPFSTFLASLAGCTLSTLRMYIDRKGWDIPEINISLNLAQSLNPDLETSISRNITFPTNISDEQKERLLLIAEKCPISKILKNKITINTTI; the protein is encoded by the coding sequence ATGGCAAATCTTTTAGAAAATAACGTAGAAGGAAAAATTGGTACACAGAAATATTTGTGTACCATTTCTTGGCGTAATGGTACCTTATTGATGGATGAACCCGAGAGTGTGGGTGGAGAAAATATTGGGCCCGACCCGTTTTCAACATTCCTAGCTTCACTAGCAGGTTGTACTTTATCTACTTTACGAATGTACATTGATCGAAAAGGATGGGACATTCCTGAAATCAATATTTCTTTAAATTTAGCTCAGAGCTTGAATCCTGACTTGGAAACTAGTATTTCAAGAAACATTACTTTCCCAACCAACATTAGTGACGAGCAAAAAGAACGTTTGCTTTTAATAGCTGAGAAATGTCCGATTTCAAAAATTCTGAAAAATAAAATAACGATTAACACCACTATATAA
- a CDS encoding (4Fe-4S)-binding protein, which translates to MDAKDLIKEYSNGEVTIVWKNALCKHAAECVKNNPDVFKPKEKPWIHAENSTTDKIIETVKKCPSGALTYYLNKDK; encoded by the coding sequence ATGGATGCTAAAGACCTCATCAAAGAATACAGCAATGGAGAAGTAACCATTGTATGGAAAAATGCACTATGCAAACACGCCGCCGAATGTGTAAAAAACAACCCCGATGTGTTTAAACCTAAAGAAAAACCATGGATTCATGCAGAAAATTCGACAACAGATAAAATTATCGAAACTGTCAAAAAGTGCCCATCAGGAGCCTTAACCTATTATCTAAATAAAGATAAATAA
- a CDS encoding NADPH-dependent FMN reductase, which translates to MKKIIAFGGSSSKNSINKQLAIYVANLFPNASVEVLDLNDYEMPVFSVDKEKEDGIHHLAHAFYDKIGTADFIVLSLAEHNGAYSSAFKNTLDWASRINNKTFQEKPMLLLATSPGARGGATVLEIATKRFPFQGADLKGSFSLPTFYENFDAVNGIINPELKKQLQEIIESIEI; encoded by the coding sequence ATGAAAAAAATCATAGCTTTTGGAGGTTCGTCTAGTAAGAATTCCATCAACAAACAATTGGCTATTTATGTGGCAAATCTGTTTCCCAATGCATCGGTAGAAGTCTTGGATTTAAACGACTATGAAATGCCTGTATTCTCGGTAGACAAAGAAAAAGAAGATGGAATTCATCATTTAGCCCATGCTTTTTATGATAAAATAGGAACTGCTGATTTCATTGTGTTATCACTTGCTGAACATAACGGAGCTTATTCCTCGGCGTTTAAAAACACTTTGGATTGGGCATCTCGAATCAACAACAAAACCTTTCAAGAAAAACCGATGTTGTTATTAGCCACTTCACCTGGAGCAAGAGGTGGCGCTACTGTTTTAGAAATTGCCACTAAAAGATTTCCTTTCCAAGGTGCTGATTTGAAAGGTAGTTTTTCGTTACCTACCTTCTATGAAAATTTTGACGCTGTGAATGGCATCATTAATCCTGAACTGAAAAAACAATTACAAGAGATTATTGAGTCCATCGAGATTTAG
- the fabD gene encoding ACP S-malonyltransferase yields the protein MKAYVFPGQGAQFTGMGKELYENSALAKELFEKANEILGFSITDIMFEGTAEALKETKVTQPAVFLHSVILAKTLNIKPDMVAGHSLGEFSALVANGTLSFEDGLKLVSQRAIAMQKACEITPSTMAAVLNLEDKIVEDICASIDGVVVAANYNCPGQLVISGEYKAVELACEKMKEAGAKRALILPVGGAFHSPMMEPAREELAAAIEATTFSTPSCPVYQNVTATAVSDANEIKKNLIIQLTAPVRWTQSVQQMIKDGATSFTEVGPGKVLVGLVNKIDKEVETISA from the coding sequence ATGAAAGCATACGTTTTTCCTGGACAAGGAGCTCAGTTTACTGGAATGGGTAAAGAATTATACGAGAACTCGGCTTTAGCCAAAGAATTATTCGAAAAAGCAAATGAAATTCTAGGTTTCAGCATTACAGATATTATGTTTGAAGGTACTGCCGAAGCATTAAAAGAAACGAAAGTAACTCAACCTGCAGTCTTTTTACACTCGGTAATTTTAGCCAAAACATTAAACATCAAACCTGATATGGTTGCAGGTCACTCCTTAGGCGAATTCTCGGCATTGGTTGCCAATGGAACTTTGTCTTTTGAAGATGGATTAAAATTGGTTTCCCAACGCGCCATTGCCATGCAAAAAGCGTGTGAGATTACACCTTCTACTATGGCAGCCGTTTTAAATTTAGAGGATAAAATTGTTGAAGATATTTGTGCTTCCATTGATGGTGTTGTGGTTGCCGCTAACTACAACTGTCCTGGACAATTAGTAATTTCAGGAGAGTATAAAGCCGTAGAATTAGCTTGCGAAAAAATGAAAGAAGCTGGTGCCAAACGTGCTTTGATTTTACCTGTTGGAGGTGCTTTTCATTCTCCTATGATGGAACCTGCAAGAGAAGAATTAGCCGCTGCTATTGAAGCTACTACTTTCTCAACACCAAGTTGTCCTGTGTATCAAAATGTAACAGCAACCGCAGTTTCTGATGCCAATGAAATCAAGAAAAACTTAATTATTCAATTAACTGCTCCTGTGAGATGGACACAATCCGTGCAACAAATGATAAAAGATGGGGCTACTAGTTTTACTGAAGTTGGGCCTGGTAAAGTTTTAGTTGGATTAGTCAATAAAATTGATAAAGAGGTTGAAACCATTTCGGCATAA
- the galE gene encoding UDP-glucose 4-epimerase GalE, translated as MKIVVTGGLGFIGSHTVVELQNEGFEVVVIDNLSNSSLDVLDGIERITKIKPLFENIDLRNKLAVQNFFKTHHDVAGVIHFAASKAVGESVDDPLLYYENNINALVYVLQEITKLQQANFIFSSSCTVYGQAEKMPITEDASVQPAISPYGNTKQIGEEIIFDVAKVTNLNSVLLRYFNPIGAHSSTEIGELPLGVPQNLVPFITQTAFGLRKELSVFGNDYPTPDGTCIRDYIHVVDLAKAHVIAMQRLLNKRNLDKVEIFNLGTGKGSSVLEVINAFEKVSGQKLPYKIVPRREGDVIMAYANTDKANDVLGWKAAFSLEEALASAWKWEQKVRS; from the coding sequence ATGAAAATAGTTGTAACTGGCGGTTTAGGATTTATTGGTTCGCACACGGTTGTTGAATTACAAAATGAAGGTTTTGAAGTAGTAGTTATCGATAATCTTTCTAATTCGTCATTGGATGTACTCGATGGTATTGAAAGAATTACTAAAATAAAACCACTATTCGAAAACATTGATTTAAGAAATAAATTAGCGGTTCAAAATTTTTTCAAAACACACCATGATGTTGCTGGTGTAATTCATTTTGCAGCTTCAAAAGCTGTCGGAGAAAGTGTTGATGACCCTTTGTTATATTACGAAAATAATATTAACGCTTTGGTTTATGTACTTCAGGAAATAACAAAATTGCAACAGGCTAATTTTATTTTCAGTTCTTCCTGTACCGTTTATGGTCAAGCCGAAAAAATGCCTATCACAGAAGATGCCTCTGTACAACCAGCTATTTCTCCGTATGGGAATACAAAGCAAATTGGAGAAGAAATCATTTTTGATGTAGCTAAAGTGACTAATCTTAATTCTGTTTTGTTACGTTATTTCAATCCGATTGGGGCACATTCCAGTACAGAAATAGGGGAATTACCACTTGGAGTTCCTCAAAATTTGGTTCCATTTATTACACAAACCGCATTCGGATTAAGAAAAGAATTGTCTGTTTTTGGTAATGATTATCCAACTCCGGACGGAACTTGTATTCGTGATTATATTCATGTCGTTGATTTGGCCAAAGCACATGTAATTGCTATGCAAAGGTTATTAAACAAACGTAATTTAGATAAAGTAGAAATTTTTAATTTAGGAACAGGAAAAGGAAGTTCAGTCCTAGAAGTAATCAATGCTTTCGAAAAAGTTTCAGGACAAAAATTACCTTATAAGATTGTTCCAAGAAGAGAGGGCGATGTTATTATGGCTTATGCCAATACAGATAAAGCAAACGATGTTTTAGGTTGGAAAGCTGCATTTTCTTTAGAAGAAGCCTTGGCTTCTGCCTGGAAATGGGAACAAAAGGTTAGAAGTTAA
- a CDS encoding DegT/DnrJ/EryC1/StrS family aminotransferase has product MRKIQMVDLKSQYEKIKTTVDASIQEVLDTTTYINGPKVHEFQKNLEQYLDVKHVIPCANGTDALQIAMMGLGLKPGDEVITADFTFAATVEVIALLQLTPVLVDVDLVNMNISIDAIKKAITPKTKAIVPVHLFGRAANMEAIMRIAKEHNLYVIEDNAQAIGANCKFSDGTKKKAGTIGHVSSTSFFPSKNLGCYGDGGAIFTNDDALAHTIRGIVNHGMYVRYHHDVVGVNSRLDSIQAAVLDAKLPLLDSYNEARQNAARKYSSAFEGHKNIIAPTICDICDCHVFHQYTLRIIDADRNALMEHLLAKGIPCAIYYPIPLHSQKAYLDSRYKEEDFPVTNQLVKEVISLPMHTELDDEQIKFITDSVLEFLK; this is encoded by the coding sequence ATGAGAAAAATTCAAATGGTTGACCTAAAAAGTCAATACGAAAAAATAAAAACCACTGTTGATGCCTCTATTCAAGAGGTTTTAGATACCACAACTTACATTAATGGACCAAAAGTTCACGAATTCCAAAAAAATCTTGAGCAGTATTTAGATGTGAAACACGTCATTCCTTGTGCTAATGGGACTGATGCTTTGCAAATTGCCATGATGGGATTAGGCCTAAAACCAGGGGATGAGGTAATAACTGCCGATTTTACATTTGCTGCCACTGTTGAAGTTATTGCTTTATTGCAATTAACACCTGTTTTGGTTGATGTTGATCTGGTAAATATGAATATTTCTATTGATGCTATTAAGAAAGCAATCACCCCAAAAACGAAAGCGATTGTCCCAGTGCATTTATTCGGAAGAGCGGCAAATATGGAAGCAATTATGCGGATTGCTAAGGAACATAATTTATATGTAATTGAAGATAATGCTCAGGCAATTGGTGCTAATTGTAAATTTTCTGATGGAACTAAAAAGAAAGCAGGTACCATTGGACATGTATCATCAACCTCTTTTTTTCCTTCTAAAAATTTAGGATGTTATGGAGATGGTGGTGCTATTTTCACCAATGATGATGCTTTGGCACATACTATTCGCGGTATTGTAAATCACGGAATGTACGTTCGTTATCATCACGATGTGGTTGGAGTAAATTCACGCCTAGATAGCATTCAAGCAGCAGTTTTAGATGCTAAATTACCATTATTAGATAGTTATAACGAAGCAAGACAAAATGCAGCAAGAAAATATTCGTCCGCTTTTGAAGGACACAAAAACATCATTGCACCAACGATTTGTGATATTTGCGATTGTCATGTGTTTCACCAATATACTCTGCGTATTATAGACGCCGATAGAAATGCCTTGATGGAACATTTATTAGCCAAAGGAATTCCATGCGCTATTTATTATCCGATTCCGTTGCACTCTCAAAAAGCCTATTTAGATTCAAGATATAAAGAAGAAGATTTTCCAGTAACCAATCAATTAGTTAAAGAAGTGATTTCTTTGCCAATGCACACAGAATTGGATGATGAGCAAATAAAATTTATTACAGATAGCGTTTTAGAATTCTTAAAATAA
- a CDS encoding 3-deoxy-D-manno-octulosonic acid transferase, with protein MLFLYNVLLLFASQIVKLLALFSPKIKLFVDGRKTVFEALTSKINPEDKTIWFHAASLGEYEQGLPVIEKIKIQFPNHKIVLTFFSPSGFEVRKNNTIADVTIYLPLDTKSNAKEFLKLVHPELVFFIKYEYWPNYLNELKKANIKTYLISGIFRENQAFFKWYGGFYRNALKAFDYFFVQNESSKLLLQKLGFTNVKISGDTRFDRVVAILERDNSLDFIKQFKNNTTTIVIGSSWPKDESLLVNYINETAENVKFIIAPHNIKAEQIQELKKSISKKTILFSEKENVDLSQYDVLIIDTIGILTKIYSYADIAYVGGGFGNPGVHNILEPATFGIPIVVGPNFSHFAEAIALVHQEGCVSISNQNDLDDAFSNLISNEDIRHEKGHICSTFVQMNKGATDIILKHINNN; from the coding sequence ATGCTTTTTCTATACAATGTTTTACTGCTTTTCGCATCACAAATTGTGAAATTATTGGCGCTTTTTAGTCCAAAAATAAAGCTGTTTGTTGACGGTAGAAAGACTGTTTTTGAAGCATTAACCAGCAAAATTAATCCGGAAGATAAAACGATTTGGTTTCATGCAGCATCATTAGGCGAATATGAACAAGGTTTGCCTGTAATTGAAAAAATAAAAATACAGTTTCCAAATCATAAAATCGTGTTGACTTTCTTTTCTCCTTCTGGTTTTGAAGTTCGGAAAAATAATACCATTGCTGATGTCACTATTTATCTGCCATTAGACACAAAATCAAACGCAAAGGAATTTCTGAAATTGGTGCACCCCGAGTTGGTTTTCTTTATTAAATATGAGTATTGGCCCAATTATTTAAACGAACTAAAAAAAGCCAATATCAAAACCTATTTGATTTCAGGCATTTTTAGAGAAAACCAAGCCTTTTTCAAATGGTATGGTGGTTTTTATAGAAATGCTTTAAAGGCTTTCGATTACTTTTTTGTTCAGAATGAAAGCTCCAAATTATTACTTCAAAAATTGGGTTTTACTAATGTGAAAATTTCTGGCGACACCCGATTTGATAGAGTTGTTGCTATTTTAGAACGAGACAATTCATTGGATTTTATCAAGCAATTCAAAAACAACACTACAACAATTGTGATTGGAAGTTCATGGCCAAAAGATGAAAGTTTATTGGTGAACTATATCAATGAAACTGCTGAAAATGTAAAATTCATCATTGCTCCACACAACATTAAAGCCGAACAAATTCAGGAATTGAAAAAATCCATTTCTAAGAAGACTATTTTATTTTCTGAAAAAGAAAATGTTGATTTATCACAATATGATGTTTTAATCATCGACACTATTGGCATCTTGACCAAAATTTACAGTTATGCTGATATTGCCTATGTTGGCGGCGGTTTTGGAAATCCTGGTGTTCACAACATTTTGGAACCCGCCACTTTTGGAATTCCTATTGTTGTTGGGCCAAACTTCTCGCATTTTGCTGAAGCCATAGCTTTAGTTCATCAAGAAGGTTGTGTTTCGATTTCAAATCAAAATGATCTTGACGATGCCTTTTCAAATTTGATTTCAAACGAGGATATTCGTCATGAAAAAGGGCATATTTGCTCCACTTTTGTACAAATGAATAAAGGTGCAACTGATATTATTTTGAAACATATTAATAACAATTGA